In one window of Pseudomonas benzenivorans DNA:
- a CDS encoding DUF4823 domain-containing protein encodes MRLLLLTLALLALGGCMKVSDLADGAEYHLRDAGVLDHGRTERMASRRLQQDSFIYIAQGHFVPPGHGYPRPNVVAEEAFKGFVEYFPMVRRARAPLGLEEAMGQARKAGAHYLLYSRFAYSDDRIGTADEWADQEALDRLGTDRSVIQLMLIETNTRYLVDTARIRSRGGFLTFYDARPEDLIGPPLHDYARSLLGVGR; translated from the coding sequence ATGCGATTGTTACTGCTAACCCTGGCCCTGCTGGCCCTGGGTGGCTGCATGAAGGTCAGCGATCTGGCCGACGGTGCCGAGTACCACTTGCGCGATGCGGGCGTGCTCGATCATGGCCGGACCGAGCGCATGGCCTCGCGGCGCCTGCAGCAGGACTCCTTCATCTACATTGCCCAGGGCCATTTCGTGCCGCCTGGACATGGTTATCCGCGGCCCAACGTGGTGGCCGAGGAGGCCTTCAAGGGCTTCGTCGAGTACTTCCCCATGGTCCGTCGCGCCCGTGCACCCCTGGGGCTGGAGGAGGCCATGGGCCAGGCGCGCAAGGCCGGAGCGCATTATCTGCTGTACAGTCGCTTCGCCTATAGCGACGATCGTATCGGCACCGCCGATGAGTGGGCCGATCAGGAGGCGCTGGATCGCCTGGGCACCGATCGCAGTGTGATTCAGCTGATGCTGATCGAGACCAATACCCGGTATCTGGTCGATACCGCGCGGATTCGCAGTCGTGGTGGTTTCCTGACGTTCTACGATGCCCGGCCGGAAGACCTGATCGGTCCTCCCTTGCATGACTATGCCCGCAGCCTGCTCGGGGTCGGGCGCTGA
- a CDS encoding DUF1285 domain-containing protein, translating to MSDPGKAGELLAQIPKGGAKGLPPVHLWNPDFCGDIDMRIARDGSWFYMGTPIGRKPMVRLFSTILRRDGDDYFLVTPVEKVGIRVDDAPFVAVTLRVEGEGEGERQALYFTTNVEDEVLAGAEHPLRVELDAGTQEPAPYVHVRANLEALVHRNVFYQLVELAVPREIDGQTWLGVWSAGAFFPLGPQPD from the coding sequence ATGAGTGATCCAGGCAAGGCCGGCGAGCTGCTGGCGCAGATTCCCAAGGGCGGAGCCAAGGGTTTGCCGCCGGTGCACCTGTGGAACCCGGATTTTTGTGGCGATATCGACATGCGTATCGCCCGGGACGGTAGCTGGTTCTATATGGGCACGCCGATCGGCCGCAAGCCTATGGTCCGGCTGTTCTCCACCATCCTCCGTCGCGACGGCGACGATTACTTCCTGGTCACGCCGGTGGAGAAGGTCGGCATTCGGGTGGATGATGCGCCCTTCGTGGCGGTTACCTTGCGCGTAGAGGGGGAGGGGGAGGGGGAGCGGCAGGCGCTGTATTTCACCACCAATGTCGAGGATGAGGTTCTGGCCGGGGCCGAGCACCCGCTGCGGGTGGAACTGGATGCCGGGACGCAGGAGCCTGCACCTTACGTGCATGTGCGCGCGAACCTGGAGGCGCTGGTGCATCGCAATGTGTTCTACCAGCTGGTCGAGCTGGCGGTGCCGCGGGAGATCGACGGCCAGACCTGGCTGGGGGTGTGGAGCGCTGGTGCGTTCTTTCCACTCGGCCCGCAGCCGGATTAG
- a CDS encoding electron transfer flavoprotein-ubiquinone oxidoreductase, translated as MEREFMEFDVVIVGAGPAGLSAACRLKQKAAEAGQEISVCVVEKGSEVGAHILSGAVFEPRALNELFPDWKELGAPLNTPVKRDDIYLLRNAEKASRIPDLFVPKTMHNQGNYIISLGNLCRWLAQQAENLGVEIYPGFAAQEALIDEQGVVRGIVTGDLGVDREGNPKEGYYTPGMELRAKYTLFAEGCRGHIGKQLIQKFELDSEADAQHYGIGIKEIWDIDPAKHEQGLVVHTAGWPLDIMGTENTGGSFLYHLENNQVVVGLIVDLSYSNPHLSPFDEFQRYKHHPVIAQYLEGGKRVAYGARAICKGGINSMPKMVFNGGALIGCDLGTLNFAKIKGSHTAMKSGMLAAEAVADALFAGKEGGDQLTAYVEAFKASWLYDELFCSRNFGAAIHKFGAIAGGAFNYVDQNLFGGKIPFTLHDTKPDHACLKKASEAQKIDYPKPDGKLSFDKLSSVFLSNTNHEEEQPCHLKLSDPSIPIAQNLPLYDEPAQRYCPAGVYEVVTQEDGEKRFQINAQNCVHCKTCDIKDPAQNITWVAPEGTGGPNYPNM; from the coding sequence GTGGAACGCGAATTTATGGAGTTCGACGTCGTCATCGTCGGCGCCGGCCCTGCTGGCCTGTCCGCCGCCTGCCGTCTGAAGCAGAAAGCCGCCGAAGCGGGTCAGGAAATCAGCGTCTGCGTGGTCGAGAAAGGCTCCGAGGTCGGCGCGCACATCCTCTCCGGCGCGGTATTCGAACCCCGTGCGCTCAACGAGCTGTTCCCCGATTGGAAGGAACTCGGCGCCCCCCTGAATACCCCGGTCAAGCGCGACGACATCTACCTGCTGAGGAACGCCGAGAAGGCCAGCCGCATTCCCGACCTGTTCGTGCCCAAGACCATGCACAACCAGGGCAACTACATCATCTCCCTGGGCAATCTGTGCCGCTGGCTAGCCCAGCAGGCCGAAAACCTGGGCGTGGAGATCTACCCGGGCTTCGCCGCCCAGGAAGCACTGATCGACGAACAGGGTGTGGTGCGCGGCATCGTCACCGGCGACCTGGGCGTCGACCGCGAAGGCAACCCGAAAGAGGGTTACTACACCCCGGGCATGGAGTTGCGCGCCAAATACACCCTGTTTGCCGAAGGCTGCCGCGGCCACATCGGCAAGCAGCTGATCCAGAAGTTCGAGCTGGACAGCGAGGCCGACGCCCAGCACTACGGCATCGGCATCAAGGAAATCTGGGACATCGACCCGGCCAAGCATGAGCAGGGCCTGGTGGTGCACACCGCCGGCTGGCCCCTGGACATCATGGGCACCGAGAACACCGGTGGCTCCTTCCTCTACCACCTGGAGAACAACCAGGTGGTGGTCGGCCTGATCGTCGACCTGTCCTACAGCAACCCGCACCTGTCGCCGTTCGACGAGTTCCAGCGCTACAAACACCACCCGGTGATCGCCCAGTACCTGGAAGGCGGCAAGCGCGTGGCCTACGGCGCCCGTGCCATCTGCAAGGGCGGCATCAACTCCATGCCGAAGATGGTCTTCAACGGCGGCGCACTGATCGGCTGCGACCTGGGCACCCTGAACTTCGCCAAGATCAAGGGCAGTCACACCGCCATGAAGTCCGGCATGCTCGCCGCCGAGGCGGTGGCCGATGCGCTGTTCGCCGGCAAGGAAGGTGGCGACCAGCTGACCGCTTATGTCGAGGCGTTCAAGGCCAGCTGGCTGTACGACGAGCTGTTCTGCAGCCGCAACTTCGGCGCGGCGATCCACAAGTTCGGCGCCATCGCCGGCGGCGCATTCAACTACGTCGACCAGAACCTGTTCGGCGGCAAGATCCCCTTCACCCTGCACGACACCAAGCCGGACCACGCCTGCCTGAAGAAGGCCAGCGAAGCGCAGAAGATCGACTACCCCAAGCCGGACGGCAAGCTCAGCTTCGACAAGCTCAGCTCGGTATTCCTCTCCAACACCAACCATGAAGAGGAACAACCCTGCCACCTGAAGCTCAGCGACCCGAGCATCCCGATCGCCCAGAACCTGCCGCTCTACGATGAACCGGCGCAGCGCTATTGCCCGGCCGGCGTGTACGAGGTGGTGACTCAGGAAGACGGCGAGAAGCGCTTCCAGATCAACGCGCAGAACTGCGTGCACTGCAAGACCTGCGACATCAAGGACCCTGCCCAGAACATCACCTGGGTGGCACCGGAAGGCACTGGCGGACCGAACTACCCCAACATGTAA